The DNA region GATTTGAATTGTCCCCATGTGTTCTGCGAAAATTGTGTAGCAAAGTAGAGATCAGTTGCTCCTTGGGGAGGCACGCTTAGTTCTTGCACCAGAGCCTTGTTCCGCCTGTgtcaaaaaattcaaatgttaGTTAGTTAGATCAGGTATCATCACATCATTATAGCAAATATTTTTTCGTTGTGCTGTGTTCACTTACTGGCATAAGGCTGAAGCCTTATATAGCTCAGCAAAGTCAACTCCAAGCTTCAACTCGGCTGCAAGAGAGCTGGCTTCCAGCATCCAAGTGGCCGGGTTGTACTTATCCGGAATCTTTGGCACTCCAGGAAAGGATTCAAAGTACTCAACAACCTTGTGAGAGTTTCTGCCTAAGGGACCAGAGTATATCACATGTCCTCCTCTCTTCATTAGTAGTAGCTCGTCAAACGCCTCAAAGATATCAATGCTAGGTTGGTGGATAGTGCACACAACAGTTCTCCCTGTGTCCACAGTGTTTCTCACCGCTCTCATCACGATCGCAGCTGCTCTAGCATCCAACCCTGAAGTTGGCTCGTCCATGAAGATGATAGAAGGGTTAGCCACAAGCTCAACGGCGATTGTTAATCTCTTCCTCTGTTCCGTGGAAAGCCCCGTGACACCAGGTAAACCAACAATTGCATCTCTCAGATCCACCAACTCCACTAATTCCATCACTTGATCCACAAACATCATTTTATCCTCTTTGCTTACGTCCTTAGCAAGGCGAAGGAAGGCAGAGAAGATAAGTGATTCTCTTACTGTAACTTGTGGAGAGTGAATGTCTGTTTGTTCACAGTAACCAGAGATTCTAGCAAATGTATCTTGTTTCTTTGGGAATCCAGACACTCTAACATCTCCTTCTATGTATCCACCTGTCTTCCTTCCGGCCAAAACGTCCATCAAAGTTGTCTTTCCCGCACCACTCACCCCCATTAACGCCGTCAACACTCCTGGCCTAAACGCACTTGTTATTCCTTTAAGAAGTTGTAGCCTGGTTTCTTGAACTCCTTGTTCCCTCATTTCCTACACCAGCCAATACTTTTGTATGAGTTTCTTTTCGTTAATAACAATAATAGTAAGGTTAAGTAGTTTTCGAAGGATTACCGCAGGCATGTCAACAAAGTATTTAACGTCGTCAAATGACATAGCTAGAGGAGTAAAAGGAAGAACCATTCCTTTCTTGTTTCCCACACTCTTCATCTCAACCTCCtctgttttatatataagagtaaattcttaatatttatttttcttggttttgtataATGAGTATTCAAGATTTAAACAAAAGGAATACTTACTTTTGGCTGCagcctcttcgtcttcttcttttggaattATAGCTTGTGCCTTCCCAAGGGCTGTTGGTCAATACATACATCGAAGACACGTTAGCATTTTTGAACCAGTgacgacaaaaacaaaatcaaacaaaaaaaaaacttacggtCTAGATAAGTAAGTGCCAGTGTAAAAACTCCGTTGAAGAAGACAGTAAAAGCAAGCAAGCCTCCAACTGATATCCAATACCAGTTCTTGTCATCAAATACATCCCACATATTAAGCACACTTGATCCCAACTTCGTTGCGTTGTCGGCAGACTGCATTTTTTTCACAACAAAAAATACTTAGCTACAAAGTATAGGCTGGGTGAGGACTttgggagaaaagaaaaaaatgatgaagaagaattaCCATTTTATTCATCCATCTAGAATCAAACATTTCATTGACGGTGAGGCCATTGAAAGCGTAAGAAAGAGGGGACACCCAGTAAGCCCATCTCCACCAAACCGGAATCTCACCTCGAGGAAGAAGGAAACCTCCAGTCAAGAACACAACTAGTAGAACGAGCACACCCCCAGTATTGGCTATGGTCATGGTTCTACATGTAGATGCAATGAACCTGAATATCCCGGAAGCCATTTGTTGGATCAAGAAAATAATCAAGAACTGTTTGAAGAATCGGGTAGCTTCGGGTGCATATCCTATAGAGTAATATGTCACCACCATCCATGCTGTAGACTCGAAGATGGAGATTGGAATCCCTAATAAGAAAGTGGGAAGCGTGAATGTCCATGGTGGATGAAACAAAAGATCCCTTTGCTTGTAGAACACGGGAAGTCTCTGGATCGTCATAGCCATCTCCGCAAGACCGTTAAACATGTTCACGATCATAGCAAATAGGAGTGATCCGATGTAGATGTTAGCGTCGACCTCGTTCCTTGTGTGCATTTCGGTTCTAAGGAAAAGGGTTGACGTGATTGCggcaatgatgatgatttggacGGTTTTGAAGATGTAGAAGAAGGAGTTTCGCTTCATGAGCATCCACTCTTTGTCCCAACAGCTCTTGAGAAGCTCTGTTTTCTTCATTGAGTATTTTTCAAACACCAGAGCTGCTTTGTGGCTTTTAGACTTGTCGAACGGTACTGATAGCTCGTTATATAGTTTAGATCCAACATGGAATGTCTTAAAGCTGCTGGCGAACTCAGACACTGGGATGAATCTATAGGGTCTGTTTGGATCAACCCAATACTGCTGTTGATCTTTCTTAGATGTAACCTGTTCCATACGTAAATGTAATTTGTGAGTCATTTAAGGATCAAAATATTTATACCAAAATAAACATgtctatatatgtatttacCTCTTGCAAGAAGTCAGCTGTTCCTTTTCTTTCAGGGCATTTGAATCCAAACCCCTCAAAGAACTCTATGACGTGGTCTCTAGGTCCCTGGTACACAATTTGACCCTCCGACAATAGGATGATATCATCGAATAGATCAAACGTCTCAGGAGCAGGCTGGAGAAGAGATATGAGCACAGTGGCTTCTGTGAGGTGAACAATCTGTTGCAAGCACTTCACGATTTGGAAAGTGGTGGAGCTGTCAAGCCCGGTGGATATCTCATCCATGAACAGAGTCTTAGTCGGTCCGACGATCATCTCTCCAGTTGTCACACGCTTCTTCTGACCTCCTGAAATACCTCTCATCATGTCATCTCCAACTATAGTGTCCTTGCAAATGTCAAGCCCCAGAATCTGTTTCNTGGAATGTCTTAAAGCTGCTGGCGAACTCAGACACTGGGATGAATCTATAGGGTCTGTTTGGATCAACCCAATACTGCTGTTGATCTTTCTTAGATGTAACCTGTTCCATACGTAAATGTAATTTGTGAGTCATTTAAGGATCAAAATATTTATACCAAAATAAACATgtctatatatgtatttacCTCTTGCAAGAAGTCAGCTGTTCCTTTTCTTTCAGGGCATTTGAATCCAAACCCCTCAAAGAACTCTAGGACGTGGTCTCTAGGTCCCTGGTACACAATTTGACCCTCCGACAATAGGATTATATCATCG from Camelina sativa cultivar DH55 chromosome 3, Cs, whole genome shotgun sequence includes:
- the LOC104773944 gene encoding ABC transporter G family member 35-like isoform X1, whose amino-acid sequence is MDYDPAHIMSRGGSMRHSISRSVSRASRNVEDIFNTSSRRTKSVNQDEEALKWAAIEKLPTYSRLRTSLMPELGEEDVYGNQILNKEVDVTKLDGEERQKFIDMVFKVAEQDNERILTKLRNRIDRVGIQLPTVEVRYDNLTVRADCYTGDRSLPSLLNTVRNMGEAALAMIGIRLAKKAQLTILKDVSGIVKPSRMTLLLGPPSSGKTTLLLALAGKLDKSLDVTGEVTYNGHRLNEFVPIKTSAYISQNDLHVGIMTVKETLDFSARCQGVGTRYDLLNELARREKDAGIFPEADVDLFMKASAAQGVKSSLITDYTLKILGLDICKDTIVGDDMMRGISGGQKKRVTTGEMIVGPTKTLFMDEISTGLDSSTTFQIVKCLQQIVHLTEATVLISLLQPAPETFDLFDDIILLSEGQIVYQGPRDHVLEFFEGFGFKCPERKGTADFLQEVTSKKDQQQYWVDPNRPYRFIPVSEFASSFKTFHVGSKLYNELSVPFDKSKSHKAALVFEKYSMKKTELLKSCWDKEWMLMKRNSFFYIFKTVQIIIIAAITSTLFLRTEMHTRNEVDANIYIGSLLFAMIVNMFNGLAEMAMTIQRLPVFYKQRDLLFHPPWTFTLPTFLLGIPISIFESTAWMVVTYYSIGYAPEATRFFKQFLIIFLIQQMASGIFRFIASTCRTMTIANTGGVLVLLVVFLTGGFLLPRGEIPVWWRWAYWVSPLSYAFNGLTVNEMFDSRWMNKMSADNATKLGSSVLNMWDVFDDKNWYWISVGGLLAFTVFFNGVFTLALTYLDPLGKAQAIIPKEEDEEAAAKKEVEMKSVGNKKGMVLPFTPLAMSFDDVKYFVDMPAEMREQGVQETRLQLLKGITSAFRPGVLTALMGVSGAGKTTLMDVLAGRKTGGYIEGDVRVSGFPKKQDTFARISGYCEQTDIHSPQVTVRESLIFSAFLRLAKDVSKEDKMMFVDQVMELVELVDLRDAIVGLPGVTGLSTEQRKRLTIAVELVANPSIIFMDEPTSGLDARAAAIVMRAVRNTVDTGRTVVCTIHQPSIDIFEAFDELLLMKRGGHVIYSGPLGRNSHKVVEYFESFPGVPKIPDKYNPATWMLEASSLAAELKLGVDFAELYKASALCQRNKALVQELSVPPQGATDLYFATQFSQNTWGQFKSCLWKQWWTYWRSPDYNLVRFIFTLATSLMIGSVFWQIGGKRSNVQDLTMVIGAIYAAVVFVGINNCSTVQPMVAIERTVFYREKAAGMYSAIPYAISQVTCELPYVLVQTTYYSLIIYAMVGFEWKASKFLWFLFINYFSFLYWTYYGMMTVSLTPNQQVASIFASAFYGIFNLFSGFFIPRPKIPKWWVWYYWICPVAWTIYGLITSQYGDVETTIASIGGPPGLTVKQYIKDQYGFESDYMGPVAAVLVGFTVFFAFIFAFCIRSLNFQTR
- the LOC104773944 gene encoding ABC transporter G family member 35-like isoform X2, producing the protein MDYDPAHIMSRGGSMRHSISRSVSRASRNVEDIFNTSSRRTKSVNQDEEALKWAAIEKLPTYSRLRTSLMPELGEEDVYGNQILNKEVDVTKLDGEERQKFIDMVFKVAEQDNERILTKLRNRIDRVGIQLPTVEVRYDNLTVRADCYTGDRSLPSLLNTVRNMGEAALAMIGIRLAKKAQLTILKDVSGIVKPSRMTLLLGPPSSGKTTLLLALAGKLDKSLDVTGEVTYNGHRLNEFVPIKTSAYISQNDLHVGIMTVKETLDFSARCQGVGTRYDLLNELARREKDAGIFPEADVDLFMKASAAQGVKSSLITDYTLKILGLDICKDTIVGDDMMRGISGGQKKRVTTGEMIVGPTKTLFMDEISTGLDSSTTFQIVKCLQQIVHLTEATVLISLLQPAPETFDLFDDIILLSEGQIVYQGPRDHVLEFFEGFGFKCPERKGTADFLQEVTSKKDQQQYWVDPNRPYRFIPVSEFASSFKTFHVGSKLYNELSVPFDKSKSHKAALVFEKYSMKKTELLKSCWDKEWMLMKRNSFFYIFKTVQIIIIAAITSTLFLRTEMHTRNEVDANIYIGSLLFAMIVNMFNGLAEMAMTIQRLPVFYKQRDLLFHPPWTFTLPTFLLGIPISIFESTAWMVVTYYSIGYAPEATRFFKQFLIIFLIQQMASGIFRFIASTCRTMTIANTGGVLVLLVVFLTGGFLLPRGEIPVWWRWAYWVSPLSYAFNGLTVNEMFDSRWMNKMSADNATKLGSSVLNMWDVFDDKNWYWISVGGLLAFTVFFNGVFTLALTYLDPLGKAQAIIPKEEDEEAAAKKEVEMKSVGNKKGMVLPFTPLAMSFDDVKYFVDMPAEMREQGVQETRLQLLKGITSAFRPGVLTALMGVSGAGKTTLMDVLAGRKTGGYIEGDVRVSGFPKKQDTFARISGYCEQTDIHSPQVTVRESLIFSAFLRLAKDVSKEDKMMFVDQVMELVELVDLRDAIVGLPGVTGLSTEQRKRLTIAVELVANPSIIFMDEPTSGLDARAAAIVMRAVRNTVDTGRTVVCTIHQPSIDIFEAFDELLLMKRGGHVIYSGPLGRNSHKVVEYFESFPGVPKIPDKYNPATWMLEASSLAAELKLGVDFAELYKASALCQRNKALVQELSVPPQGATDLYFATQFSQNTWGQFKSCLWKQWWTYWRSPDYNLVRFIFTLATSLMIGSVFWQIGGKRSNVQDLTMVIGAIYAAVVFVGINNCSTVQPMVAIERTVFYREKAAGMYSAIPYAISQVTCELPYVLVQTTYYSLIIYAMVGFEWKASKFLWFLFINYFSFLYWTYYGMMTVSLTPNQQVASIFASAFYGIFNLFSGFFIPRPKIPKWWVWYYWICPVAWTIYGLITSQYGDVETTIASIGGPPGLTVKQYIKDQYGFESDYMGPVAAVLVGFTVFFAFIFAFCIRSLNFQTR